Genomic segment of Ferviditalea candida:
AAATCCGAACGGTTCGATTGACGATATTGCGGGCATCTGCAATGAACAGGGAAATGTGGTAGGGATGATGCCGCACCCTGAACGAGCGGTCGATATGATTTTGGGATCGGAAGACGGCAAGCGGATGTTCACTTCCGTTTTGCGGACATGGAGGGAGAAACATGACCCAGCAGTTATCGGTTAAGGAACCGACGCCGGAGCAGATAGCGGACGAGAAAATTTACCGTCAAATGGGCTTGACGGATGCAGAATATGCTAGAATTTGCGGCCTGATCGACAGAAAACCTAACTATACGGAGATCGGCATTTTCAGCGTAATGTGGTCGGAGCATTGCTCCTATAAAAATTCCAAGCCGGTGCTCCGGAAATTTCCGGTTGACGGACCGCACGTGTTAATGGGACCGGGAGAAGGCGCGGGGATTATCGATATCGGCGACAATCTCGGCGTCGCGTTCAAAATTGAAAGTCATAATCATCCTTCAGCGATCGAACCTTACCAAGGAGCTGCAACGGGGGTCGGAGGGATCATCCGGGATATTTTCTCGATGGGCGCCCGTCCTGTGGCTCTGCTGAATTCGCTGCGCTTCGGGCGGCTGGAGAACGAGCGGGTTAAATATTTGTTCGAGAACGTCGTTTCGGGGATTGCCGGTTACGGAAACTGCATCGGGATTCCCACGGTCGGCGGCGAAGTTATGTTCGATGAGAGCTATGAGGGCAACCCGCTGGTCAACGCGATGTGCGTCGGCTTGATCAGCCACGACAAAATCCAACGCGGTGTCGCAAAGGGTGTCGGCAACGCGGTGTTCTATGTCGGGCCGGCCACGGGAAGGGACGGGATCCACGGTGCGACTTTCGCTTCGGAGGAGCTTTCCGAGGAGTCGGAATCCAAGCGTCCGGCCGTACAGGTCGGCGATCCGTTCATGGAAAAGCTCGTCATGGAAGCTTGCTTGGAATTGATCGATTCCGGCATCGTCATCGGCATTCAAGATATGGGAGCGGCCGGCTTGACCAGTTCGAGCGCGGAAATGGCCAGCAAGGCGGGCAACGGATTGGAGCTGTATCTGGATCGCGTTCCGCAACGGGAAGAGGGCATGACCCCTTACGAGATGATGCTGTCGGAATCGCAGGAACGGATGCTGTTTGTCGTCGAACCGCATAATGAAGAGCAGGCGAAAGCGATTTTCGAGCGTTGGGGACTTTATTGCGAAAAAATCGGCAAGGTCACCGATGACGGGCGCTATAAATTGTTCCACCACGGTGATTTGGTGGCGGATCTTCCGGTCACGGCGGTTGTCGACGAGTGTCCGGTTTATCAGAAGCCTTCGGCCGTACCGGAATATTACAAGCAGCAGGCTGAAGTGGACACCACGCGCTATCTGGAAGTGACGGATTTGGAGGAAGCGCTGCAAAAGATTCTTGCTTCTCCGACAGTAGCGAGCAAAGAGTGGGTCTACAACCAATATGATTATATGGTTCGCACGGCTACCGCCGTCAGGCCGGGCTCGGACGCTGCCGTCGTGCTTGTGGAGGGCACACGCAAAGCGGTGGCCATGACAACCGACTGCAACGGCCGCTATGTGTATCTGGATCCGGAAGTCGGGGGCATGATCGCCGTCAGTGAAGCGGCGCGGAACGTGGTCTGCTCCGGCGGGCAGCCGCTGGCGATTACGGATAATTTGAATTTCGGCAATCCGGAGAAGCCGGAGATTTTCTGGCAGCTGGAAAAAGCCGCGGACGGCATTTCCGCGGCTTGCCGCAAGCTTGAAACGCCGGTCGTCAGCGGCAATGTCAGCCTCTATAATGAGAACGCCAAGGGCGCCATCTACCCGACGCCGGTTATCGGTATGGTCGGCTTGGTTCACGATATCGATCATATTACCACACAGGCTTTCAAGCAGGAGGGAGACATCATCTTCCTGCTTGGCGAAACGAAAGCGGAACTGGGCGGAAGCGAATTCCAGTATGTGCTTCACGGGGTCACTGAAGGACGGCCGCCGCAGTTGGACCTGGATGCGGAGAAACGGCTGCAGGGCGGGCTGCTGCAGGCCATTCGCGACGGTTTGGTGGCATCAGCGCACGACCTTTCGGAAGGCGGATTGGGCGTAGCGTTCGCAGAATCCTGCATAAGCGGCGGAATTGGCGGGGAAATCAACTTCGTCACCGATTTGCGCAAGGATATCGCCCTATTCAGTGAAAGCCAATCCAGGGTGCTCGTCTCCGTTCGTCCGGAGCATGCGCAAGCGCTACGCAAGCACATGGAAAGCCGCGGCATCCCGATTGCTCGGCTGGGAACCGTCGGAGGCAAGGATGTTATCATCGGCATTAATCAGGAGAAGGTCGTTCAGTCACCCGTGTCTCTACTAGAAAAGGTTTGGAAGGACGCGATCCCATGCCTAATGAGAAGTTAAACGATATTCCCCAATGGACGGGCCGTTTTTACAACGACGGTGTGCAGCATGAAGATATGTTTGACAAGCTGAAGGAAGAGTGCGGCGTGTTTGGCGTATACGGCCATGACGAAGCGGCTTCGCTGTCGTATTACGGGCTTCACGCGCTGCAGCACCGCGGGCAGGAAAGCGCCGGAATCTGTGTGTCGGACGGCAGCGAGTTCCACTATCACCGCGGAATGGGACTGGTCAAAGAGGTGTTTACGAACGACATCATGCAGAATTTGACCGGTCCGGTCGCGATTGCCCATGTCCGTTATTCCACGGCCGGCGAAAGCCGCGTCGCCAATGCGCAGCCGCTGGTGTTCAAATACCGGGAAGGGGATTTGGCCATCGCCACGAACGGAAACATCCTCAATGCGCCCGAGATCCGCAAGGAGCTTGAGCGTGAGGGCTCCATTTTTCAAACGACGAGCGATACGGAAGTGCTGGCGCATTTGATTGCCCGCTCGCGGCATGAGGATATGCTTCAGGCCCTCAAGGAAGGTCTCAAGCAGTTGGTCGGCGGCTTTGCTTTCCTGATTTTGACCAAGGAGCGGATCATCGCGGCCCTGGATCCTCACGGGCTTCGTCCGCTGGTGATGGGCAAGCTTGGAGACGCTGTCCTGTTCGCGTCGGAAACCTGCGCATTCGATATGATCGGCGCGGAATATGTTCGTGACGTGCAGCCGGGTGAGCTGATCATCGTCGACAAGAACGGCATTCGTGAGGAGCGCTTTGCACAGCAGCAGAGAAAAGCGCTTTGCGCGATGGAATATATTTATTTTGCGCGGCCGGACAGTGACATTGATCAGATCAATATCCATCTTGCCCGCAAGCGGATGGGCCGCCAGCTGGCGATTGAGGGCTTTGTCGACGCCGATGTGGTTACGGGCGTGCCGGATTCAAGCATATCCGCGGCAATCGGATACGCCGAGCAGACAGGAATCCCCTATGAATTGGGATTGGTCAAGAACCGCTATGTGGGACGCACGTTTATTCAACCGAGCCAGGCGCTTCGGGAGCAGGGCGTCAAAATGAAGCTGAGCGCGGTCCGCAAGGTGGTCGAGGGCAAACGCGTTGTCATGATCGACGATTCGATCGTCCGGGGAACCACTTCGCTGCGCATCGTGAATATGCTGCGGGAGGCCGGAGCAAAAGAAGTGCATGTGCGCATCAGCTCGCCCCCATTTTCAAACCCTTGCTTCTATGGAATTGACACTCCAAGCAGGGAGGAGCTTATTGCGTCGGCCAAAACGGTGGAAGAGATCCGCAAGGCGATCAACGCAGACTCCTTGCATTTCCTGAGCAAAGAGGGATTGCAGGAGGCAATCGGCCGCATGGATGAGGGGATTAACGGGGGACATTGCATGGCTTGCTTCGATAATGACTATCCGACAAAAACCGGTGATTTTTCGAAGCAAATGATTTCGAGGGTATAAGGGCTCGCGATGAAATAAAGGCACTTAAGGGAGTGATCATAGATGTCCGATGCGTATAAAAAAGCCGGCGTGGATATCGCGGCAGGCAATGAAGCGGTGGAACGGATGAAAACGCATGTCCGCAAAACCTTTCGTCCGGAAGTGCTCGCCGATCTTGGCGGTTTCGGAGGTTTGTTCAGTCTGGACAAAAGCAAGTACGAAGAACCCGTGCTGGTGTCCGGCACCGACGGTGTGGGAACCAAGCTGAAGCTGGCTTTTGCGATGGACAAGCACGATACGATCGGAATTGACGCAGTCGCAATGTGCGTCAACGATATTGTGGTGTCCGGAGCCGAGCCTTTGTTTTTCCTGGATTATCTGGCCTGCGGCAAACTGATTCCGGAGAAAATCGAAGCGATCGTCAAGGGCGTCGCTGAAGGCTGTGTTCAGGCAGGGTGCTCGCTGATCGGCGGTGAAACGGCGGAAATGCCCGGAATGTACAGCGACGGGGAATACGATATTGCCGGCTTTGCCGTAGGCATTGCGGATCGCAGGAAGATGATCGACGGCTCGTTCATTCGTCCGGGGGATGCCGTAATCGGTCTCGCTTCGAGCGGCGTGCACAGCAACGGCTTTTCACTGGTGCGCAAGCTGCTGCTGGAGGAGCACGGATACTCTTTGGATCAAGTTGTGGATGAGCTGGGCGCTCCGCTTGGCGACGTGCTGTTGACCCCGACGAAAATTTATGTAAAGACGGTTCTCGAGCTGCTAAAAAATGTGGAGCTCAGAGGCTTGTCGCATATTACCGGGGGAGGCTTCATCGAGAATATTCCTCGCGTCCTGCCGGATCAGGTGAATGTCCGGATCGATTACGGCTCATGGCCGATTCCGCCGGTCTTCAAGCTGATGCAGCGACTCGGCAGCGTCAGCCATGAGGACATGTTCCGCACCTTCAATATGGGCATCGGGATGGTCATGGTCGTCCCTGCGGAACAGGCGCCACATACGGTGAACCTCGCGGAAGCGTTAGGGGAGCAGGCATATGTGATCGGCACGGTTACGGAAGGCAGCCGAATCGTCACTTTTGCAGGTTTGGAAATATGAAAGCGGACGGGATCGATGAAGCTTTGACAGCACCTAGAGAAGAATTCGCAGCGGGAAAAAAAGCAAAAGAAGAATCATTAGCGGCAAAAGAAAGCACCCGACCTTTTCGGATTGCTGTTTTCGCATCGGGAACCGGCTCCAATTTTCAGGCGATCGTCGATGCGGTCCGGGAGGATTGTCTGGATGTGCGCATTGAGCTGCTGGTCTGTGACCGACCGCAGTCCCAAGTGGTCGAGCGGGCGTCGCAGGCGGGCGTGCCCGCTTTCACCTTCCGGCCGAAGGATTACGATGCGAAAGAACAGTATGAGTCGGAAATTCTGTCGCTGCTTAAGGCGAAAGAGATCGACCTGGTGGTGCTTGCCGGATACATGCGGATGATCACCGATATTCTGGTCAAACCCTATTATGGCCGGATGATCAATATTCATCCTTCCCTGCTGCCGGCGTTTCCCGGCGTGAACGCCATCCGGCAGGCGCTGGAGCATGGAGTGAAGATTACGGGGGCGACCGTCCATTATGTCGACGGAGGAATGGATTCCGGACCGATCATTGCTCAAGCTCCAGTCGAAATTCGCGACGGCGATACGGAGGAGACCCTGTCGATCAAAATCCATGCTGCGGAGCACAAGCTGTATCCCAAGGTCATCCGTTGGATCCGCGAGGGCAGGGTCCTGCTTGAAGGCAGGAATGTGCGGGTTTTGCAGGATTGACGGGATGCGCACGGGCGGGTGCACGGCTGTTCACGGAATGTCTGTGAACGGCAAGCTTCCAACGGCGGTATGGCGCTGCATGGCGGCAATCGCCGGCACGCGCGCATCGGTTTCTTTTTAGATAAGGGAACTATGTTCCGTTATTACAGTTCTTGTTGCTGTTTCAAGCCATGATAGAGGAAAAACCTTCCGTTATTTACCGATAATAACGGCCCAAGGCCGGGAAAAACGATATATAACGGAATCAATTTCCGCTAAAATAACGGTACAAAGTTCCGCTATCACTGATTTGATTGGGAAATGCGATCCCATTGTACATAACTTAAATTGGAGGGAATAAAGTGGCCATACGCAGAGCGCTCATTAGCGTATCCGACAAAACCGGCATCGTTCCGTTTGCCGAAGAGCTGGTCAAGCTGGGGGTACATCTTATCTCGACGGGCGGCACCAAAAGCTTATTGGAAAAAAGCGGGGTGCCGGTCATCGGCATTTCGGAAGTGACCGGATTTCCGGAAATTCTCGACGGACGGGTTAAAACGCTGCATCCCGCCGTGCACAGCGGACTTTTGGCGATCCGCGACAGCGCGGAGCACCAAGCGCAGATGAAAGAGCTCGGACTCGACTACATCGACTTGGTGGTCGTTAATCTGTATCCGTTTCAGCAGACGATCGCCAAACCCGATGTTGAATACGAAGACGCTATTGAGAACATTGATATCGGCGGTCCGACCATGCTTCGTTCGGCAGCCAAAAACCATGCATTCGTTACTGTTGTGGTCGACTCGGCCGATTACGAGACGGTGATCCGGGAAATGAAGGACGGCGGAGACTCCACACTGGAAACCAGGAAACGTCTAGCGGCCAAGGTATTCCGCCATACGGCTGCTTACGATGCGCTGATTTCCGATTACTTGTCCAAGCAGACCGGGGAACCGCTGCCGGAACGCTATACGGTTACCTATGAAAAGCTGCAGGAGCTCAGATACGGCGAAAACCCGCACCAGAAAGCGGCGTTCTACCGGAAGCCCCTGGCTCCGAAGGGAAACATCACCACAGCCGAGCAGCTGCACGGCAAAGAGCTGTCCTACAACAATATCAACGATGCGAATGCGGCGCTGCAGATCGTGAAGGAATTCAGCGAGCCGGCCGTGGTGGCCGTCAAGCATATGAATCCCTGCGGCGTGGGGATCGGCGGAAGCATTCTCGAGGCCTACCGCAAGGCATATGAATCCGATCCGACCTCGATCTTCGGCGGCATTGTTGCGGCCAATCGAACAATCGACAAGTCCACGGCCGAGCTGCTGCACGAGATTTTTCTGGAAATCGTCATCGCTCCGGATTTCACGCAGGAAGCATTGAACATTCTGCAGCAGAAGAAAAACATCCGGCTGCTGAAGCTCGGGGAGGAAATGCTGCAGAGCGGTGATCAGCCCGAATTGCTTGTCACCTCTGTAGAAGGCGGCATGCTGATTCAGGAAAGCGATCGCCTGCAGGTTCAAGAGAGCGACTTGAAAGTAGTAACGAAGCGTCAGCCGACGTCAGAGGAGCTTCGGCAGATGCTGTTCGGCTGGAAGGTGGTCAAGCACGTCAAGTCGAACGCGATTGTGCTCGTCAAGGACTCCATGACGGTTGGCGTTGGAGCCGGGCAAATGAACCGGGTCGGAGCGGCCAAAATCGCAGCGGAGCAAGCCGGAGAAAAGGCAAAGGGCGCCGTACTGGTTTCCGACGCGTTTTTCCCGATGAGCGATACGGTGGAGCTGGCGGCCCAAGCCGGAATCACGGCGATTATCCAACCGGGCGGCTCGATCCGCGACGAGGATTCGATCGAGGCAGCCAACCGGCACGGGATTGCGATGGTGTTCACCGGCGTTCGTCACTTTAAACATTGATGTGCAGCGTTTGCGGCTCGTCCGCTTTTTGATATACTAGGTACAATACAATGCACGTTTAAGGAGGGTTATCGTGCGTATTCTTGTCATTGGACGGGGCGGAAGAGAACATGCGATTATTTGGGCGTTGAAAAAAAGCGAATCCGTCAGCCGGATTTACTGTGCGCCGGGAAATGCAGGCATAGCGAAAATGGCCGAATGCGTCCCCATTCCGGAAAGCAACTTCGAGGAATTGCGGCAGTTTGCAATCGATATCGGGGTCGATTTGGTCGTTGTGGGTCCGGAGGACCCGCTGTTTGAGGGGATTGTCGATTATTTTGAGGAAAAGCGTATTCCTGTGTTCGGCCCGAATAAGCGAGCGGCGATTATCGAAGGAAGCAAGGTTTTCACGAAAGAACTGCTGGCAAAATACAAGATACCCACAGCCGAGTACCGCTCGTTTGAAAATTATGATGAGGCGTTAGACTATCTGCATAAGCAGAAAATTCCCATCGTGATCAAAGCGGACGGACTCGCGGCGGGCAAGGGTGTAACGGTGGCCCAGAGTATGGAGGAAGCGGAACAAGCGCTGAAGGCCATGATGGTGGACAAAGAATTCGGGGAAGCCGGCAGGAAGGTGGTCATTGAAGAATTCCTGTCGGGACAGGAGATGTCGATCTTGGCCTTTGTGGACGGGAACGTGGTTCGTCCGATGGTTGCCGCTCAGGATCACAAGCCTGTATATGATCATGACGAGGGTCCGAATACGGGCGGCATGGGAACCTATTCCCCGGTGCCGCATATTCCCCAGTCGGTATATGATCAAGCCGTGGAGCAAATCCTCAAGCCCGCAGCCGAGGCCATGGTTCAGGAAGATCGACCGTTTCGGGGAGTGCTGTATGCCGGTCTGATGATCACCGAGGACGGGCCGAAGACGATTGAATTCAACTGCCGGTTCGGAGATCCCGAAACACAAGTCGTTTTGCCCCGGTTAAAGACCGATCTTGCAGACATTTTTGTGGCGACGGTCAACGGACGGCTTCAGGATATGGACATCCAATGGAGCGACGAAGCGGCCGTTTGCGTGGTTCTTGCCTCCGGCGGCTATCCGGGTCCGTATGCCAAAGGCATTCCGATTTACGGGCTGGATGAAGTTCGGGAGTCGGTCGTATTCCATGCCGGAACGGAGTTCAAGGACGGTCAGGTCGTCACCAACGGCGGAAGGCTTCTCGGCGTAACCGGCATCGGCAGGACGATTGCCGAGGCTAGGGACAAAGCTTATGCGGACGCCGCGAAAATCCGCTATGAAGGCAGACACTATCGGACGGACATTGCCCAAAAAGCGTTGATTGCAGCCGCCGGACGGAGCGACTCGTAAAATTTTCCTTTTATATTAACTTTTTTATCGTAATTTAAGGCAGCCTCTCGTCCAGATATGCTACAATAAAATTAACCGCCGGCCTGTTCAGCGTCGGCGGTTCATCCATTTGCTAAGGTGGGAAACGTCATGAATCTGGAACACGGGCAATCCATGAGCGGTGTCACCAAGCGATCGTATAATGCATCATTCCACAAGCTGCTGCGGATGTTCACCTTGTCGATACTGGTCTCTTTTGCCGGAACGGTTGTCGGGACGGAGTTTATTCCTCCGGCTCTGGTGCTGCCGTTGATGGTTGTGGAATTCGTCATGCTGATCTCCGCCTTTTTTGTGCGCCGCCGCGGGAAGCCGATCGGCTATGCGTTTGTTTATATATTTACTTTTATCAGCGGCATCACCATTTTTCCATCGATTCAATATTATGCGCAGACGGGGGGTGCCGCGCTCGTTGAAACGGCTTTCCTGCTGACCGCGGTGATTTTTGCCGGTCTAACCCTTTACGCTTATTATTCCAAACGGGATTTCAGTTTTTTGGGCGGCTTTCTGATGATCGGTCTGTTGATTCTGATCGGTTTCGGCTTGGTCGGTTTGTTTATAGGCGGGTTCGGAAGCACATTGGGATTATGGATTGCAGCAGGCGGAGTCCTGATTTTCTCGGGCTTCATCCTGTTTGACATCTCCAGATACAAAAACGGCATTCCCGAAGATCAAATTCCGTTGGCGGTGCTCAATTTGTATTTGAATTTCATTAATCTTTTTCTTTACCTTTTAAGATTGTTGGGGTATTCACGGGATTGAACGCCGACCCCCGGACGTCCGCTTAACGACAAGCCGTCCGTGCATCATGATGCGCGGCGGTTTTTTTTCCCGCATAAGAAGTTGCAGGTTTCGGCAGCGTGTTGAATAATCAAGTCAGGAGGAGAAGGATTGCATGCTTCCGTCATTGTTTATTGCCCACGGGTCGCCGCTTTTGGCGATTGAGAACAATGCCTATACGGAGTTTTTGAACCGGCTGTCCGGCCGTTATGCGCTTCCGAAGGCGGTTGTGATTTTTTCAGCGCACTGGGAGAGCCGGGTTCAGAAGATCGGCGACGTTGAAGCCTACGAAATGATTTATGATTTCGGCGGTTTTCCCGATGAGTTGTACCGGATTCGCTATCCTGCGCGCGGCAGCAGGGCAACGGTGGAGGCGATTGAGGAGCAGTTTGCTCTTGAGGGCATCGCGTATGAGAAGGATGGGCGCAGAGGGCTGGATCACGGAGCCTGGGTCGTCCTGCGTCTCTTATATCCGCAAGCGGATGTTCCCGTCGTATCGATGTCGGTGAATCCGAATCTGATTCCGGAAGAGCATTATCGCATCGGTCAAGCGCTTGCCCCGCTCAGAGAGCGGGATATTCTGGTGATCGGAAGCGGTGGAACCGTGCATAATCTGGCCGGATTGAATCGTAGAAACACCGGAGTCGAATCATGGGCGGTGCAGTTTGACGATTGGCTGGCGGATTGCCTGGAGCACTGGGATTTGCACGCGCTGTTTGATTATGAACGGAGGGCGCCGTTTGCCCATGAGGCCGTT
This window contains:
- the purD gene encoding phosphoribosylamine--glycine ligase, which produces MRILVIGRGGREHAIIWALKKSESVSRIYCAPGNAGIAKMAECVPIPESNFEELRQFAIDIGVDLVVVGPEDPLFEGIVDYFEEKRIPVFGPNKRAAIIEGSKVFTKELLAKYKIPTAEYRSFENYDEALDYLHKQKIPIVIKADGLAAGKGVTVAQSMEEAEQALKAMMVDKEFGEAGRKVVIEEFLSGQEMSILAFVDGNVVRPMVAAQDHKPVYDHDEGPNTGGMGTYSPVPHIPQSVYDQAVEQILKPAAEAMVQEDRPFRGVLYAGLMITEDGPKTIEFNCRFGDPETQVVLPRLKTDLADIFVATVNGRLQDMDIQWSDEAAVCVVLASGGYPGPYAKGIPIYGLDEVRESVVFHAGTEFKDGQVVTNGGRLLGVTGIGRTIAEARDKAYADAAKIRYEGRHYRTDIAQKALIAAAGRSDS
- the purL gene encoding phosphoribosylformylglycinamidine synthase subunit PurL, whose translation is MTQQLSVKEPTPEQIADEKIYRQMGLTDAEYARICGLIDRKPNYTEIGIFSVMWSEHCSYKNSKPVLRKFPVDGPHVLMGPGEGAGIIDIGDNLGVAFKIESHNHPSAIEPYQGAATGVGGIIRDIFSMGARPVALLNSLRFGRLENERVKYLFENVVSGIAGYGNCIGIPTVGGEVMFDESYEGNPLVNAMCVGLISHDKIQRGVAKGVGNAVFYVGPATGRDGIHGATFASEELSEESESKRPAVQVGDPFMEKLVMEACLELIDSGIVIGIQDMGAAGLTSSSAEMASKAGNGLELYLDRVPQREEGMTPYEMMLSESQERMLFVVEPHNEEQAKAIFERWGLYCEKIGKVTDDGRYKLFHHGDLVADLPVTAVVDECPVYQKPSAVPEYYKQQAEVDTTRYLEVTDLEEALQKILASPTVASKEWVYNQYDYMVRTATAVRPGSDAAVVLVEGTRKAVAMTTDCNGRYVYLDPEVGGMIAVSEAARNVVCSGGQPLAITDNLNFGNPEKPEIFWQLEKAADGISAACRKLETPVVSGNVSLYNENAKGAIYPTPVIGMVGLVHDIDHITTQAFKQEGDIIFLLGETKAELGGSEFQYVLHGVTEGRPPQLDLDAEKRLQGGLLQAIRDGLVASAHDLSEGGLGVAFAESCISGGIGGEINFVTDLRKDIALFSESQSRVLVSVRPEHAQALRKHMESRGIPIARLGTVGGKDVIIGINQEKVVQSPVSLLEKVWKDAIPCLMRS
- a CDS encoding Bax inhibitor-1/YccA family protein, producing MNLEHGQSMSGVTKRSYNASFHKLLRMFTLSILVSFAGTVVGTEFIPPALVLPLMVVEFVMLISAFFVRRRGKPIGYAFVYIFTFISGITIFPSIQYYAQTGGAALVETAFLLTAVIFAGLTLYAYYSKRDFSFLGGFLMIGLLILIGFGLVGLFIGGFGSTLGLWIAAGGVLIFSGFILFDISRYKNGIPEDQIPLAVLNLYLNFINLFLYLLRLLGYSRD
- the purF gene encoding amidophosphoribosyltransferase; translation: MPNEKLNDIPQWTGRFYNDGVQHEDMFDKLKEECGVFGVYGHDEAASLSYYGLHALQHRGQESAGICVSDGSEFHYHRGMGLVKEVFTNDIMQNLTGPVAIAHVRYSTAGESRVANAQPLVFKYREGDLAIATNGNILNAPEIRKELEREGSIFQTTSDTEVLAHLIARSRHEDMLQALKEGLKQLVGGFAFLILTKERIIAALDPHGLRPLVMGKLGDAVLFASETCAFDMIGAEYVRDVQPGELIIVDKNGIREERFAQQQRKALCAMEYIYFARPDSDIDQINIHLARKRMGRQLAIEGFVDADVVTGVPDSSISAAIGYAEQTGIPYELGLVKNRYVGRTFIQPSQALREQGVKMKLSAVRKVVEGKRVVMIDDSIVRGTTSLRIVNMLREAGAKEVHVRISSPPFSNPCFYGIDTPSREELIASAKTVEEIRKAINADSLHFLSKEGLQEAIGRMDEGINGGHCMACFDNDYPTKTGDFSKQMISRV
- the purH gene encoding bifunctional phosphoribosylaminoimidazolecarboxamide formyltransferase/IMP cyclohydrolase produces the protein MAIRRALISVSDKTGIVPFAEELVKLGVHLISTGGTKSLLEKSGVPVIGISEVTGFPEILDGRVKTLHPAVHSGLLAIRDSAEHQAQMKELGLDYIDLVVVNLYPFQQTIAKPDVEYEDAIENIDIGGPTMLRSAAKNHAFVTVVVDSADYETVIREMKDGGDSTLETRKRLAAKVFRHTAAYDALISDYLSKQTGEPLPERYTVTYEKLQELRYGENPHQKAAFYRKPLAPKGNITTAEQLHGKELSYNNINDANAALQIVKEFSEPAVVAVKHMNPCGVGIGGSILEAYRKAYESDPTSIFGGIVAANRTIDKSTAELLHEIFLEIVIAPDFTQEALNILQQKKNIRLLKLGEEMLQSGDQPELLVTSVEGGMLIQESDRLQVQESDLKVVTKRQPTSEELRQMLFGWKVVKHVKSNAIVLVKDSMTVGVGAGQMNRVGAAKIAAEQAGEKAKGAVLVSDAFFPMSDTVELAAQAGITAIIQPGGSIRDEDSIEAANRHGIAMVFTGVRHFKH
- the purN gene encoding phosphoribosylglycinamide formyltransferase, with translation MKADGIDEALTAPREEFAAGKKAKEESLAAKESTRPFRIAVFASGTGSNFQAIVDAVREDCLDVRIELLVCDRPQSQVVERASQAGVPAFTFRPKDYDAKEQYESEILSLLKAKEIDLVVLAGYMRMITDILVKPYYGRMINIHPSLLPAFPGVNAIRQALEHGVKITGATVHYVDGGMDSGPIIAQAPVEIRDGDTEETLSIKIHAAEHKLYPKVIRWIREGRVLLEGRNVRVLQD
- the purM gene encoding phosphoribosylformylglycinamidine cyclo-ligase, with product MSDAYKKAGVDIAAGNEAVERMKTHVRKTFRPEVLADLGGFGGLFSLDKSKYEEPVLVSGTDGVGTKLKLAFAMDKHDTIGIDAVAMCVNDIVVSGAEPLFFLDYLACGKLIPEKIEAIVKGVAEGCVQAGCSLIGGETAEMPGMYSDGEYDIAGFAVGIADRRKMIDGSFIRPGDAVIGLASSGVHSNGFSLVRKLLLEEHGYSLDQVVDELGAPLGDVLLTPTKIYVKTVLELLKNVELRGLSHITGGGFIENIPRVLPDQVNVRIDYGSWPIPPVFKLMQRLGSVSHEDMFRTFNMGIGMVMVVPAEQAPHTVNLAEALGEQAYVIGTVTEGSRIVTFAGLEI
- a CDS encoding DODA-type extradiol aromatic ring-opening family dioxygenase, whose protein sequence is MLPSLFIAHGSPLLAIENNAYTEFLNRLSGRYALPKAVVIFSAHWESRVQKIGDVEAYEMIYDFGGFPDELYRIRYPARGSRATVEAIEEQFALEGIAYEKDGRRGLDHGAWVVLRLLYPQADVPVVSMSVNPNLIPEEHYRIGQALAPLRERDILVIGSGGTVHNLAGLNRRNTGVESWAVQFDDWLADCLEHWDLHALFDYERRAPFAHEAVPWMGNEHFIPLLYAMGAADRAQASKLLHRSYVYGSLSQSCWQFG